TGGGAAAGGCTTTTAGAAGCGAAATTGAATTAAATATCCTACCtagaaaacacacacacacacacacacacacacatgcgcGTAAGACACCTGCAAACTATTTATAGAACTTTGAACTTTCATTTCACAATCTCTGATGTGCCGGATAGTCCTCAGGTAAGGGAGAGAGCGTACGTTGAGAAGAGACGTGGGTGCATGTGGAATAGTTAAACTAATTTTCCATTTTGCAGTGCATAACCGCACGCAAATGTTTCTATGCTCTCAATCTGCCTTTGTTTcgcctcctctctctctcgttcccTTTTCCCCCGTGTGTCCTGCCACACTGCTGGCATCCTTGTGTCGCATGAAATTGAATTATTTTTGCTGCTTCTGGCAAAATCTAATTTGTTTGGCTTTTTGCACAGTTTATTGGGTGTCGGGCCCCACTGTAAGTGTAggcgagggagagagagaaagaaagataTGTGTCATTTACTACAGTGaccgacagagagagagagagagagagagagagagcgaggggGCCAGTGGGGGGTGGGGCGTGAGAGTGCACTGCAGGTCCGTGAGTCCTGGTCATGGTCATTAGCTCGGACACAAGCCGGAATAGGAAAATCgtgtaatacctgggcagagCGGCAGCTAGGACCCTCGTGGGATGTGCATCCCCCATCATTCCCCTGGGGCTTCGGGTTCGCCTGTCCCTTGGGCCTCCTGTCTCTTGTCTCGGTAATGGCCAACAAAGTTTCATGTTGTCCCAAAATTCGTCCAGTTAGGGGAGTGCAGGGTAGGGAAAGGCACAGAAAACCCCCCCTCCGGCAATGCAATGGCAAACAATGTTTCCTCGAATGTTTACATCCTTAATTCCTTAAGGGTAATGCTGCAcattaaatattgaacttgaaTATCGATTAATATCGATATCGATCGATAACAAACTTCCATGTGAttcggtatatttttcgtaTATTTTTAATATCATGTTTTCCTTGGATTCATAATAAAACTACTTCCACAATATCTCCCTAACAAAGAGAATATCTTTCTGGAAAAATATACCAATATGGGTTAAcgatatatttatttaggttTTATTAAACCTATCCGCAAGATTTTTAAAAAGGAGTCACATTGAATCAATGCCTCAGGAGTCCATAAGAGACAAGGAGGGAAATTGTTGCACATTTGCATAGTCCATCCATTAAACCATCAACCATGGGTGTACCCTGCCTACTCCCTTCAAAGTTCTTGCAAAAGTAAAACTTCTTAAGCGAGGGGCGGGACGAGTCTTATCGAAGGAAAGCAGAACTTTTAAACCAGAAGCAGCAGTTTGTGGCATGGTGTGGTGGTGCCTGTCGcgaaactaaaactaaaaagTTTTCACAAATGTTTTCACCAATTACGTACCGCCGCCTGGTATTGGTATTCGGTTCGGGTTTGGAATGCATGCCACAAGCCAGCACCGGCACCTGTTTTGTTCTGGGGGCAGAAGCACCAACAGAGcgaaatctgttgcattcTGCCACGGGATTTAACACTTGAAGCGTTCTACATGCCCCATCGGTCGAGCAGTTGCATCAGTCCCCGTCGAGGTGTCCGAACGGAAGCCAATCAAAAACGAATTAATGTGCAAATGCACAATACTCGTTGTTGTGCATAGAAAAGtggataaaaaaaatatataaatttataAAATTAATAAGGGGGCGTGGCATATGGTGATGGCCTTAAAGTGTGTGTGAATGAAAACGGAATTCGAAAATTTGGCAATCAGCAGAAGAGAGCGTGACCAGCATACACGATCGATGGATCGATCGATCGTTCGGAGGGGATTGCGCATGCGTCCATCGTATGACGACAGCACGCCCTCTGCCGAACCCCCCTTTGGCATGGCACGTGCCACAGCAGAGACATTTGGTGGAGGGGGCGGGGAACACTCTATTTGGTTGACTGCCAATTTGGATCTCCTGTCGCGGATCGCTGATTCAATAGACAAATATTTGCCATGAAACTAAGGCGGCTAAGGCTTCGAATAACTACCAGACTTTCAGGGAGATACGATACTTGAACCAGTGCCTGGGGGCTTTACGCCTTTGGGTCGTCACCAAAATGCCCCGAAGAGTTATCCCCAGATATTGATAGTTCGACGGTTAGATAGTTGTAAGCACTAAATAtgtttgttttggtttttagTGGCCGGATATGTGCTGAATGCTGTGCTGCACTGCTTTGGACAGAGTGGCATCTATAGATTGCCCGATCCCATGCGGAGGTGATTGTGAATCCCACAGATAGACACACGAACACATCCTATTGCTCTTGAACCTTTATCCTGGATATTCTGCATATGTTTCTAACCAAAGACTTACTCATTCTCCCCCGCGTTTTCTCTTGTGTGTTTCAGTGCCAATCAACCGCCGAATTTAACAGTATTATCGGGAACAGGCTCGATCACGGCCACCTCCTCCAGTCCCACGCCCATTTCACGCCAATCAAAGTCCGGCAGCGCCCTAAATCAGGCCCTGTATGTGAGCCATGGCTCAGCCCCAGGCTctggtggtggcggtggctccggcggcggcggcaacgGTGGGGGCAGCGATAACAGTGACCTGATGATCCGGCTGAGGGAGTCCATCAAGCAGAAGGAGGAGTTCCTCAAGTCGCCGGTGCCCACCACCATCAGCTCCTCCTCCACATCCGCCTCCGGGACCAATGGGAATCAGGCACAGTCGTCGCCagctcagcagcagcagccgcagcattTCTTTCCCTCGCACACTTCTCCGGGAGTGGCAGCAGGTGCTCCCATCGCCCCACCGCCACGCGGTCGCCATCAGGTGCTCAtgaagcagcaacaacaacaacagcaacagcagcaggggGTCGCCGGCAACTTCGACATGTACTATGCAGGCGGAAAACTAGTGCAACGTTCCTCGACGGTGCCCATACAGGCATCGTCCAGCTCATCCACACATTATCATCACATCACCCAGCTTCAGCATCATCCCCagtatcagcagcagcagcagcagcacccccACCacccacaacaacaacagcagcaacagcagcagcgccaggTGCAGATGATCAACAACAATGCCAAGTATTCCAAGGACTTGGACTACTTTGAGACGCTCCAAGAGACCGGAGTGACCAATAAAGTGTGAGTTTTGTAACCGAAAACAAAGAAATCCAAAAGAGGAATCTGAAATACTCGTATAAGGAAAGAAAGGGGAACCATTAGACCAGAGAACATGTGGAATAACTTTCCATCTTACTCTTTCTCTTGCGACTCTTACAGTCAATATGTTCTGCAGCAGCGCCCATCGGTCGTTTTTAGGGATGTTTTTCGAATAAGAGCCTCTTCTTCAATGCACAGTGGAACCAAAGTGCACCACAGATTCATTCCACAGAACATATTCCAAATGCTTTCAGTTTTATTGAGGGATCGTAAGAATTTCCAtaattaaaatacaaattatgaaataaaagttatttttttatttttattaatcgAATTTAAAAGatatataaattaaaattttttgTATagtaaattttttttaatatttacttttttttttaattaccctttttaattattttttttttgtataaaatattaatttctttttaaacatttcttttttaaatgttTATTCCTTTTGTTTCAATATTTACACCTATTGATatactttttttttacatttactccttttttaatttttcttgtttttttttttaataaaaaatgaaaggaaaaaataaatttcGAGTAAAtagtttgtatatttttttttttatattttgtttattttatttcataATACTAtttaaattacaaaatattttcattaattcattattttttgattgttataaaATGTATAATTCTTACGATCCCTGGCTTCGATTTTCCTTCGACGCTTCATGGTACAGGCGCCTCTGATCGCAGTAGTTGTAAAAATAGTAATCTTTGGCAATATTTAGTTGCTATGAAAGAAAAACGCTTCTAAACGACGCCCAAAAGACGTGTGTATGGATTGAGAATAGGCTCTGAAATGAGATATAGCTTCCACTTTAGTTTTTCTGTATGAGAAATGCTCTTCTACTACTCTTCTACTCTTTGCATTGCCCACAGATTCGAACGCAAACTGGTGTCCCATATGTCAATGGGTTTCGATCCTTTCAAGCCTCTGTCGATCAATACCAGCGCCTTGGAGGCGGCATCGGCATCCACGAgtgcagcggcagcggcggcggccgCTTCGACCGTGAAAAAGCAGAGTGTCCTGTACGAGTCGCTGCAGCAGCATCCGCTGGCCAAGtaccagcatcagcaacagcagcagcagcagcagcaacatagCACCAACACGGTGGATGGACAGACGAACAGTCGCATGGAGCTGCACAAGGCGACGCTGGCCAATGCCACCATTGATGCCGCCGCCCCACCGTTGGTGGTTAGCAGTGAGTTCTTGGAATTTCGTTTCGCAGAGttaattgaaattaatttCACACTCCTTTGCGTCCTGTGGCAGAGTTTAGCGCAATgacggagcagcagcagcaggcaggtGCCACCTTGGCGGACATTTCCGAGAGCAGCAGCGCCAGTGGCGGTAAGTCTTTTCACTGCACTTTGAATACAGATTACAATTCCCAGCAGTAGCTAATCCTGTCTCTTACTctgtagcagcagcagccgccgcagCCGCAAGTGCTGGCAGCTCGAGTGCTGGTGTGATAAGACGCTATAAGCCGCTGTCCTCGAGCTCCTTTGACGAGGGCAAGCCAATGCGCCGGATCTCCTATCTGAGGGCCACCAACAATGAGACCGAATTCAATCCGGATGCAGCGACCACTGGAGACggtgcaacagcaacagccgcggcagcagcagcaacagcaacatctgTTGCCACAGTTTCGATACCAATTCCAGTTGCAATTCCCATTGTGACGCCTGTGGCCGTTGTTGAGCCACAAAAGACCAAATCCATGGTTGAGGAACATCCCGATCCCACCTACGATGTCATCGGGGGCACAGGCGGTGGCCACGAGTTCATCGAGACACCGAACGGCCTCGAGGATGTGCGTCTGTCGGCCCATGGCAGTAGTCGCCGGGCCTCCATGAGCAGCGATATGCGCAGCAGGTGAGTGTCTGTCTCCTTTGCCCTCTTGCACACATTTCCACTGATTCATCTATCGTTCATTTAAGCATCCACATCGACGCCGAGCTGAATGGCAAGTATGTGCCCAACGAACTGGAGGCCTTTGAGACGGAAATCGAAATTAAATCGTCCTGCATCAATGGCAAGGTAAGGCCAGGGCCAAGATTCCCACATTTCCCCACAGCTTCAATGTTTGTTAGTGCTGTAATAAAAGTGATTCTCAAAGGAGACTTTCCTTGGAACAGGAATTAGGATTTTAATGAAGTTAATGGAGCACTTTAGGGGGTCTCGTTTCCCCTATGCTCCTCTCCTCAAACCGATAGATTGAGTTCTCAGAGCTCTTCAATGCTCATCGTGTGACACGCCCTGACAGTCTCTCAGGATATGTTCCGTAGACTCTTTTGTACGCCAGGCATAGCCTCAATCCTTTCCTGACTCGAGAAACTCCCTAAAAGCCAAACCCTAGAGATAAGCCACTGATTAgattaattgaattttgtTCTTCCGTTTCAGCGCATGTCCGAGTACCGTTCGTGGCGTCAGGTGAAGCTGGAGATCAAGGGCGATATGCTGCGCATCTTCTCAGGGCGTCACGCCAAGTCGGAGCACAATGTAAGGCACAAAACAAAGTGAAATATGTGAGGGAAAATCAATGCTTAGTCTGTTAAACCCTTTCTTTGACGTCGTTGCAGGTGATAGAACTTGATATTAGAAACTTTAAGTTCTTCGACGAGTCGCTGGACAAGAAAAAGTACTTGATCCGCATGCAGTCAAAGCCATCGCCGAGCGGTGCCCATTTGGCGAGTCTCGGGAACGAGCTCAATCTGGACGATGTGCACGACAAGTTGACCTCatcgggcagcagcagcgccaatGAACCAATGGCCGCctcctgcagcagcagcaccggcGGGCCCTACACGGAGATACTCTTCAAGACAAAGAACAGCAACGAGATGAAGCGACTCTTTGGGCTGCTGCAGTGGAAGGATAGCCTCAACTACGATGACAATGTGAGCACCGCCGAATCCTAGGAGATGCTGGCGTTTCCTATATTTCATACCCCATTCTCATTTGTATCGCCCCCCTCCTACaggagcagccgcagcaggGCAAACAATTGGCGGAGCCACAGAAAACGGTGGCCACGTCCAGCCACTATCTCGACGATGTGGTGACTGGTGGAGCCGGCGTGGATAGCTCCCCGTTGAGCTCACATTCGGGTGGGGGCATGGCGGAGCACCACCATGTGGCTGCCTTGCCCGCTGCCGCAGCAATTGTGGCCGCCACCAGTGACTCTATATCGCCGGTGATGAAGGCCCGCAAATCGTCCTCCCACAAGCATTTGCCCGACAAGGATCTGGGGTCGCCCAAGTCCAAGAACTGGAAGGATTTGCTGTTCCGTCGAggcggcggcagtggcagtggcggtgTGTCCCACCACCATACAGATCTGGCCTCGCCCTCGGCTTGCGCCGCGAAGACCTGTGGCTCCATTGGGGTCCCACTGCGCAGCTGTCCGATGTCCAAGCTGAATCCGTATGTCCCCCATCTCGTGGAGGTGTGCACCAACATTGTGGAGACCAAGGGGCTGAGTGTGGTCGGGATCTATCGGATACCCGGCAACAAGGCGGCCATTTCGGAGCTCTCGGAGCTGGTGAACACCAAGGACTTTCAGTTCGAGAGCTGTGCCATCGATGTGCGATGGGAGGATGTGAATGTGGTGAGCAGTCTGCTGAAGCTCTTCATCCGGAGCCTGCCCGACGCCCTAATGCCGGCCAGCTACTACATCAACTTCATTGAGGCCGACAAGAAGGTCGGCCTGGAGCGCATCGttctgctgcgggagatagtcGAGTCGCTACCCCGTCATCCGTACGAGACGATGAAGCATCTGATACGCCATCTGTGCCGCGTCAGCGACAATTGTGAGGTGAACCGCATGGAGCCCAAGAATCTGGCCATCATCTTTGGCCCCTCGATCATACGCACGCCCAACGACACCCTCGAGACGGCCGTCAAGGATATGAAGCACCAGTGTCGCATCGTTGAGCTGCTCGTTACACAGGTGAAGCATTACCACTCAACGTGTCTTGTGGCAGAGTGATCTTTGGGGGATTGGAAAACATTTAAGCTTAAGCTGTTCTTAATTGTAATTGGAATATTTGTACAGAGAAGCGAAAGAGCTGCCAAAGGGCAATGCTACCATTTATCTCCTCCATACAAGTTTGTATGCTGGATATCCTTCTTGACTGTCCTTTGCCCTGCCTCAAAACATATCCTAAATGTAAACAAAGGTCAAAGGTACTCCCATTGGGACGCATTTCATAGTCAAATGTAATTCATGAGAAGATTTTCTTGCAGTGCGCATACGAACGCTTCTCCCGAATGTTTCGCCCCACAAACTGTACGACATATGACACACGATTGCGAGTGATTTGCCGGTTATTctttctgattctgattctgatgTATTTCCAGTAGGAGGGTTTTAGGGGGGTTTTCTTCGCCAAAGAATTATTGTaaattgttattttatttcaattttctgTTGATTACAGTACGAATACTATTTTGAGGGCGGAAATCTGCCGGATCTGGCCGATGTCAGTGGTGGCACGGCCATGGCCAGTGCTGCCCAGCCGCAGCATCAGACGCAGGAGGATCAGACGAACATGCTGCTGCACAATCTATCGAAGATCGAGAGGATCACAGAGCGGGAGACGCGCACCTCCCGGTTCATTCCACAGCTGCGGCGGCGCACCCATGGCAAGCGGAGTGCCGTCAACTCGGACACGTATTCGGGGGAGAGTGTTCTGGTAAGCAGCGGTTGTCCAAGCAGCTCCACCACTAGCCACTCCACCATCACCACTAGCACCACAACTTGCACCAACCACACAACCATACATCAAAGACGACAGCAGCGCAAGGCTGTGCAGAGCATTTGTGACTTTGCTTTAATCCTGCCCGCACCTCCCGTTCCTCCCTCCCTTCACTTTCAGTCGCTGGACTACGCCAAGGTCTCggccagcagcaccagcagcagctcgACGctgcacagcagcagcaagacaACCACCaatgcctcctcctcctccaccaccAGCCAGAGCtacagccagagccacagccacagcacaAAGTTTAGCTCTGGCGCCGCGGCCTCGGCCTCGGGCTCGTCCGCTTCGGGCTCCTCGACAACAGCCGCCACCATAAAAGCGGCGGCAGTGTCCAAGGCATCATCAGCGGCCTCCTTGATAGGCACCAAGAAGCGCAGCACCATGGGCGGCGGTGTGGGGTTCCTCGGCGGGGGCTCTCGCTCGCAGACGCGCAAAGCGAGCCTGGACGAAAAGGACTCTGGGACGAGCGTGGACTCGGCCGGCAGTATGGCTTTCAGCCTCGGCctgggtctgggcctgggcctgggacATGGCAAGgaacagcatcagcagcagcggagcAGCGTGGACATATCCATACTCCTCACCGACGACGACTCCAGCAGCAGGCTGAGCGACACAGGTACGTGGTCTCTTTTTTTGCTCCTTCGTGGATGAACCTCTCTGACTGTTCCATTTAGGTTCCATGTCACTGACTACCATCACGGATACGCTGGACAGCAAGCTGCGGAATCTACGGAGCGGCTCCGAGTCGAACGACGAGAATGGGTCGCCGGAATTCCCCAAGAATCGCCGGCACACGCTCGGCCAGCCGCTGCATCTGCACTCCGAGAACATTCCCTATGCGGACGAGTCGCCCGAGCGTCTCTTCCATCAGTTCTGCCCCCTGGATGCCCCCCACTCGCTGCACCTGAGCCGCTCCTGCACGGCCACCAACACTTTGGGCGCCGATGAGAAGCCCTCGACCATGAAGCaggccatggccatggctgGAGTGGCACCCCTGCCGCCCAGCCTCCTGAAGGCAGCCCACAAGCTGCAGCACTCGGCCACGGTGCCCATAcaccagatacagatacatccGGGTAGCGCCACGGCACCGGCCAGCGGTGCTGCAACgcccaccagcaccagcactgGAGGGGGATCCACCCCAGTGGCTGGTACACCCACCAACAGTGCTGGCGGAGCAGGAGGATCACAGCGCAATTCTGGAGGAGGGAACCTCCCCGGCAGCGGCAAGAATATGCACCTGAGATTCAGCACATCGCAGGCGTACGAGCGACATCATGGCGCTGGTGGTGGGGGCGGCGGGGTGGCCGGCTCCGAGGACGACGACTCGGAGGGCTCGACGACCAGCGATCCCAAGGAgaagctgctgctggcgggCGAGCGACCATCGCCATCGTTTTTTCTCGAGCGCTACAACAAGAAGCGTCGGGACCATCGGCTCTTTCGCAGCGCCAGCTTCAACTGTCGCAACTACTCGACCCGACACgtgaacagcagcagcagctccacgCCGGTCGGAACGGCAGCGACTGTGGCCACGGTCACGGCCGCCTGCTGTCAGTCACCATCATCGGCCCTGGCCACGGGCCTGACCAAGGACGAAAAGACTGACATGAATCTGACCAAGAAGCGCCAGATCCAGAACAAGCAGAATCGATCCATCAAGCGCCGCCACACCGTTGGCGGGCCACACGACTACTCGGCCAACGGGGGCTGCACCACACACGGACATGGCCacggccatggccatggcgGCGGCGCCCATGGCGGTCACGATCTGGCCGCCATCAACTACAACCACCACAatcgccatcaccagcagcagctgctcaAGGGATCCGTTGTGGTTGTCGGCGTTGGCGGTAATGGTGCCGCCGCTGCCGAGACAACCACCACAACGACAACCACCACCACGGTGCTGCGTCGCCTCGGCTCGGGAACAGCATTGGGATCGGTTTCGGGCTCGGcaacgggtacgggtacgggtacgggcgGTGTGCCAAGCGATCCGAATGTGGTGGCATTGCCAGGCGGCGGTTCTGTttccagcaacagcagcagcggcggcaacGGCGGCTCCTCGAACAGCAgtgccaacaacaacaattcgCCACAAAGCGATGGCAGCAATGGAAATGCAGCAGGTGGGGGAGTCGGAGGAGGAGGCAATGGTGGCGCCTCCAATGCCCCACCAACATccggaagcagcagcaacagcagcaccccCACCAATGTGGTGGCAGGCTCCGCtgtaggaggaggaggagaccAAGTCCTAGAGGTGGGCATTCGCATCAAGAATATCAATCGCGGACGCTACTAGAGGAACGAAGCGGACGATTTGGAGcttacagcagcagcagcagcagcaaaacacACACAGTTTAAATTAGTATTACATAAtggtttatatatatatatagagagatatatatgtatgcatatatatgtatgttgtatgtatatgtgtctATGTCTATGCAAGGATCGATGGGGAGTTGTGTGCGAGAGTGAGAGTTGGTTCGCACAGAATGCAAGAGGAAATCTGAGACTAGACCGACTCCAGAAGTAGACAAGAGTGCAAAGGAGTCCTTTCTATTTAGATCTTAGATCTGTTGGGCACTCTAAATGAAAGGACGGGAGAGACGCAACCCCCAAACGAATGTAAAACCACACAAAAGAAATCCTAGATAACAAAATGTTTCAGGAGAATCGATTATATTTATTCGCACACTCAAACACgcacacaaaacaaaatataaatatactACATACATTATATGGGAACCGAGGGACAAAACGGAACGGAGAGCGGATATACGGACGGAAGAAACGACGAACGAGGGGATatacagagacagagatagagatagagttAGCGTTAGCGTTAAAACGAAAGAGACAGCGAAAGAGAACGTAAgtgggagagaaagagagagagagagagaggaagtgGTTGGAGGGAGCTTGAGAGATAACTATTTTGTAAACCGTATACACAGTACAGTAAAAACCATACGCATAAATAACCTTATAGTATatacattatatatatactactatatgtatatatacatatatatatttgtaacGTTATCATACATAACGAATGCAACAAATTGTTAACCAtatacacccacacacacacacacacacacgcaaacacacgcattattatacatatatacctatgtgcatatgcatatgtatgtatatatgcatGGAAAAGACGTATATTATATGCTATTTGtcgcctgtctgtctgtcagtctttgtcgtttttttttatttaggAAGATTGcgtgcctctgcctctgcctgtgcctgtgccccaCCCACCCACTCGTTGTCTCCCATTCGTATgtttaggtttttttttttcgtcagcatgtatgtgtgtgtgtacctGCTataagaaaagaaaaaaaagaaaaacgagaATTCAGTGCATAGAACCCATTTTAGGTGCCTTAAATTATTTGCTTTAACATTTTGTCAAaattgtggtttttttttttgttgattttgtACAGAATTTTGTTTGGGATTAGCGAAAATTGTATTCGATTTAGTTTTTCGAGAGTCACAGATGGTGCTGCGCATGAGCTGATTGTGCAAAATGGATcagatttattttttttagatatatatacatatacagatatattttgtatattcCAACCTCAGGCAGGGACCCTTCCCCGCTACCCAGACAGGCGACATTTGAGCAACAATATAACAATATATTTGGTTCAAAATTATGTAAATGACGACTTGAGGTAAAGCGAGTATTGTACGTTTTTCGCATAAATTGATACATATTTTATGAAATACTTTTTGTGTGGTTTGTATAtgattcttttttttgtttgtttttttgatAATGagaagaaaagaaagaaagtaTGAATAATTAAAAACATTAGCTTTTAGTTGTGTGTAgtattacatacatatatacacacacacacacaaacacacacgcatTGTATAGTATACTATATGAATCCCCAATTAacaaattatttttatttaattttttctttttttgctgtatatacaaattattttcattttaaaattatGATTTCATTCCTCCTTTTCCCCccaaaacatacatacatatgtattgaTATATAGtaggtatatatatatacatatatattttttacgCATTTTGTTTTGTTACCCGACACGGAAAGGACATGTAGAAAGCGAAAGGGAAGAGGAAACAGAAACGGAAGGAGAGTAGGAAACGAATGATAGAAATGAAACCCCAAGCGCGCAACGTTGCtatataaatattattattaaataaaaaccaattTTTTGTTAGAGTTTAGGTAGTTATTTtttaaaaattgtattttctattatatatatatatattatatatgtgtacatatatgtgtatgtacatctactatatatgtatatgtgtatattgtatttttattatgatttttttttcaaaCAACAAATAAATGTGGATTTCTATAATGCTATAAATGACGACACAATAAAGAGAAACAACAAATATTAAGAATAAATGTACAAGAATAAACCAGAAACAAGACAATTTTTGTATAATTTAAGCTGTAGCATAAGGAATGCTAAAGAAACTCTATCCTAAAGATATGAAAATGATCTTCTATGTACAAAATGGCAATCAGTCAGGCAATGGTGATGCTGGATGCTGGATAGTGTTGCTTTAGAGCTTGGCCTGTGGACCCGTTCCCGAGATCTGGTAGACAAATTTGTGGGCGACATCGTAGTGGGGATTGCAGCTTTGGCGTACGCGCTTCAGCCAGGCCCGGATCTTGGGGTACTTGATCCTCACATCGTAATCAGCCATGCCTAAGGTCAGAGAGAGGTCAGAATTCACACTCAAAGTGCAGATCAATCCCATCCACTTACGTGTCTGTTCAATCTCACAGGCTGCAAAGATATCGGCCACGCAGAGCGCGGATCCcgtcaggaagtcgctgctctCCAGCCACACCTCCTCGACGACGTCCAGGTTGCGCTCCATATG
The Drosophila miranda strain MSH22 chromosome XL, D.miranda_PacBio2.1, whole genome shotgun sequence genome window above contains:
- the LOC108157307 gene encoding uncharacterized protein LOC108157307 isoform X2, giving the protein MLQNSNAAAAAQAAAQAASAVATPSTAAAATATAAAAAAAAAAAAAAAAAANNAAIAASSIQPKLIVIRRRPYQGFGFTLRHFIAYPPEDDGNAAAAAASAGVTSWSQEASTGGGSNSNNSNRHSHSGSSSSNSNSNSNNSNSAAAGMEPPPTSPTSLPPYQVKAMETIFIKEVQANGPAHYANLQTGDRVLMVNNQPIAGIAYSTIVSMIKQTPAVLTLHVVPKECDVLQMHYTSIAHTPESNRLTMSTHSPSHGHGHTLLANGTINASSAAATTIQKSTFPQQQQQQQQQQQQQQQQQQLISYPAVAATSSPASSPHQHQHSHTYPHSHSHPHPLQSYPSHGHAPPLHGGSRSASISSTTSGGVVSMSHYHQQQQQQQQQQQQQQQHHHRHPALSGGSSSIDFGDMALGLRQHQHLYQQQQQQHHQLLSTGGGSSGAFMRANQPPNLTVLSGTGSITATSSSPTPISRQSKSGSALNQALYVSHGSAPGSGGGGGSGGGGNGGGSDNSDLMIRLRESIKQKEEFLKSPVPTTISSSSTSASGTNGNQAQSSPAQQQQPQHFFPSHTSPGVAAGAPIAPPPRGRHQVLMKQQQQQQQQQQGVAGNFDMYYAGGKLVQRSSTVPIQASSSSSTHYHHITQLQHHPQYQQQQQQHPHHPQQQQQQQQQRQVQMINNNAKYSKDLDYFETLQETGVTNKVFERKLVSHMSMGFDPFKPLSINTSALEAASASTSAAAAAAAASTVKKQSVLYESLQQHPLAKYQHQQQQQQQQQHSTNTVDGQTNSRMELHKATLANATIDAAAPPLVVSKFSAMTEQQQQAGATLADISESSSASGAAAAAAAASAGSSSAGVIRRYKPLSSSSFDEGKPMRRISYLRATNNETEFNPDAATTGDGATATAAAAAATATSVATVSIPIPVAIPIVTPVAVVEPQKTKSMVEEHPDPTYDVIGGTGGGHEFIETPNGLEDVRLSAHGSSRRASMSSDMRSSIHIDAELNGKYVPNELEAFETEIEIKSSCINGKRMSEYRSWRQVKLEIKGDMLRIFSGRHAKSEHNVIELDIRNFKFFDESLDKKKYLIRMQSKPSPSGAHLASLGNELNLDDVHDKLTSSGSSSANEPMAASCSSSTGGPYTEILFKTKNSNEMKRLFGLLQWKDSLNYDDNEQPQQGKQLAEPQKTVATSSHYLDDVVTGGAGVDSSPLSSHSGGGMAEHHHVAALPAAAAIVAATSDSISPVMKARKSSSHKHLPDKDLGSPKSKNWKDLLFRRGGGSGSGGVSHHHTDLASPSACAAKTCGSIGVPLRSCPMSKLNPYVPHLVEVCTNIVETKGLSVVGIYRIPGNKAAISELSELVNTKDFQFESCAIDVRWEDVNVVSSLLKLFIRSLPDALMPASYYINFIEADKKVGLERIVLLREIVESLPRHPYETMKHLIRHLCRVSDNCEVNRMEPKNLAIIFGPSIIRTPNDTLETAVKDMKHQCRIVELLVTQYEYYFEGGNLPDLADVSGGTAMASAAQPQHQTQEDQTNMLLHNLSKIERITERETRTSRFIPQLRRRTHGKRSAVNSDTYSGESVLSLDYAKVSASSTSSSSTLHSSSKTTTNASSSSTTSQSYSQSHSHSTKFSSGAAASASGSSASGSSTTAATIKAAAVSKASSAASLIGTKKRSTMGGGVGFLGGGSRSQTRKASLDEKDSGTSVDSAGSMAFSLGLGLGLGLGHGKEQHQQQRSSVDISILLTDDDSSSRLSDTGSMSLTTITDTLDSKLRNLRSGSESNDENGSPEFPKNRRHTLGQPLHLHSENIPYADESPERLFHQFCPLDAPHSLHLSRSCTATNTLGADEKPSTMKQAMAMAGVAPLPPSLLKAAHKLQHSATVPIHQIQIHPGSATAPASGAATPTSTSTGGGSTPVAGTPTNSAGGAGGSQRNSGGGNLPGSGKNMHLRFSTSQAYERHHGAGGGGGGVAGSEDDDSEGSTTSDPKEKLLLAGERPSPSFFLERYNKKRRDHRLFRSASFNCRNYSTRHVNSSSSSTPVGTAATVATVTAACCQSPSSALATGLTKDEKTDMNLTKKRQIQNKQNRSIKRRHTVGGPHDYSANGGCTTHGHGHGHGHGGGAHGGHDLAAINYNHHNRHHQQQLLKGSVVVVGVGGNGAAAAETTTTTTTTTTVLRRLGSGTALGSVSGSATGTGTGTGGVPSDPNVVALPGGGSVSSNSSSGGNGGSSNSSANNNNSPQSDGSNGNAAGGGVGGGGNGGASNAPPTSGSSSNSSTPTNVVAGSAVGGGGDQVLEVGIRIKNINRGRY